A genomic window from Streptomyces mirabilis includes:
- a CDS encoding acyclic terpene utilization AtuA family protein — MTVAPLRIGNASGFYGDRFDAMREMLTGGPLDVLTGDYLAELTMLILGRDRLKNPSGGYARTFLGQLEECLGLAHERGVRIVANAGGLNPAGLADAVRQLADRLGIPVRVAHVEGDDLTAGHPRSLAAHAYLGGAGIATCLREGADIVVTGRVTDAALVTGPAVAHFGWAPDAYDRLAGAVVAGHVLECGTQATGGNYAFFTDHDPARLRHPGFPLAELHEDGTSVITKHGGSGGLVDIGTVTAQLLYETSGARYAGPDVTARLDSVRLTQEAPDRVRVSGVRGEAPPPTLKVGLNRLGGYRNEVVFVLTGLDIEAKAALVRDQMEAALDAAKSRPTEVRWDLARTDHPDAPTEETASALLRLVVRDPDQDAVGRTLSGAAIELALASYPGFHVIAPPGKGSPYGVFEVVYVPQGAVEHVAVLHDGRRVPVAPATDTLVLEPAPEPALPEPLPPGPTRRAPLGVVAGARSGDKGGNANVGVWVRSDDAWRWLVHQLTADRFQSLITESCHLKVVRHTLPNLRALNFVVEGILGEGVASQHRFDPQAKALGEWLRSRHLDIPEALL, encoded by the coding sequence GTGACCGTCGCGCCCCTGCGGATAGGCAACGCCTCCGGCTTCTACGGCGACCGCTTCGACGCGATGCGCGAGATGCTCACCGGCGGCCCCCTGGACGTCCTCACCGGCGACTACCTCGCCGAACTCACCATGCTCATCCTCGGCCGCGACCGCCTCAAGAACCCCTCCGGCGGCTACGCCCGCACCTTCCTGGGCCAGTTGGAGGAGTGCCTCGGCCTCGCGCACGAGCGGGGCGTGCGGATCGTGGCGAACGCCGGCGGCCTCAACCCCGCCGGACTCGCGGACGCCGTGCGGCAGTTGGCCGACCGCCTCGGCATACCGGTGCGTGTCGCCCACGTCGAGGGCGACGACCTGACCGCCGGCCACCCCAGGAGCCTCGCCGCGCACGCCTACCTCGGTGGTGCCGGGATCGCCACCTGTCTGCGCGAGGGCGCGGACATCGTGGTGACCGGTCGGGTCACCGACGCGGCGCTGGTCACCGGGCCCGCCGTCGCCCACTTCGGCTGGGCGCCGGACGCGTACGACCGCCTCGCCGGCGCCGTCGTCGCCGGTCACGTCCTGGAATGCGGCACCCAGGCCACCGGCGGCAACTACGCCTTCTTCACCGACCACGACCCGGCGCGCCTTCGTCACCCGGGATTCCCGCTCGCCGAACTCCACGAGGACGGCACCAGCGTCATCACCAAGCACGGCGGCTCCGGCGGCCTCGTGGACATCGGCACCGTCACCGCACAGCTCCTCTACGAGACCTCCGGCGCCCGGTACGCGGGCCCCGACGTCACCGCCCGCCTCGACTCGGTCCGCCTCACCCAGGAGGCCCCCGACCGCGTCCGCGTCTCCGGTGTACGCGGCGAGGCCCCGCCCCCCACCCTCAAGGTCGGCCTCAACCGCCTCGGCGGCTACCGCAACGAAGTCGTCTTCGTCCTCACCGGCCTCGACATCGAGGCGAAGGCCGCCCTCGTCCGGGACCAGATGGAGGCGGCCCTCGACGCGGCCAAGTCGCGTCCCACGGAGGTCCGCTGGGACCTCGCCCGCACCGACCACCCCGACGCCCCCACGGAGGAGACCGCGAGCGCCCTCCTGCGCCTCGTCGTACGTGACCCCGACCAGGACGCGGTGGGCCGCACCCTCAGCGGCGCCGCCATCGAACTGGCCCTGGCCAGCTACCCCGGCTTCCACGTGATCGCGCCCCCGGGAAAGGGCTCCCCCTACGGGGTCTTCGAGGTCGTGTACGTCCCCCAGGGCGCCGTGGAGCATGTGGCGGTCCTCCACGACGGGCGACGGGTGCCGGTTGCCCCGGCCACCGACACCCTCGTACTCGAACCGGCGCCCGAGCCCGCTCTGCCCGAACCGCTCCCTCCGGGGCCGACGCGACGCGCTCCTCTGGGCGTGGTCGCGGGTGCGCGCAGTGGGGACAAGGGTGGCAACGCGAATGTCGGGGTGTGGGTGCGATCGGATGACGCGTGGCGCTGGCTGGTTCACCAACTGACAGCTGACAGATTTCAGAGTCTGATAACTGAAAGCTGTCATCTGAAAGTTGTCCGTCACACTCTGCCGAACCTCCGCGCCCTCAACTTCGTCGTCGAAGGAATCCTCGGCGAAGGCGTCGCCTCCCAGCACCGCTTCGACCCCCAGGCCAAGGCCCTGGGCGAATGGCTCCGTTCCCGCCACCTCGACATCCCGGAGGCTCTGCTGTGA
- a CDS encoding TIGR03084 family metal-binding protein, whose amino-acid sequence MSDPSSVIDDLHRESEELDLLVGDLAESRWALATPAAGWTVAHQIAHLAWTDRSALLAVTDAEAFATLVEKAMASPGGFVDEGAEEGAGLPPAALLGDWRAGRTALEEALRAAPAGTRFPWYGPPMSVASMATGRLMETWAHGQDVADALGVTRTPTDRLRHVARIGVRARDFAFHVRGLTPPATEFRVELVGPQGEVWTYGPEEAPQRVTGPALDFCLLVTQRAHRGDLAVRADGPDADRWLDIAQAFAGPPGQGRASKGDAR is encoded by the coding sequence GTGTCCGACCCGTCGTCAGTGATCGACGATCTGCACCGGGAGAGCGAAGAACTCGACCTGCTGGTGGGGGACTTGGCAGAGAGCCGCTGGGCACTCGCCACCCCCGCCGCCGGCTGGACCGTCGCTCACCAGATCGCCCACCTGGCCTGGACGGACCGTTCCGCCCTGCTCGCCGTGACGGACGCCGAGGCCTTCGCCACGTTGGTCGAGAAGGCGATGGCCTCGCCCGGCGGATTCGTGGACGAGGGCGCGGAGGAGGGGGCCGGGCTGCCGCCCGCCGCACTGCTCGGCGACTGGCGGGCGGGGCGAACGGCGCTGGAAGAGGCCCTCCGCGCGGCCCCCGCCGGCACCCGCTTCCCCTGGTACGGGCCGCCCATGTCGGTCGCCTCCATGGCCACCGGCCGCTTGATGGAGACCTGGGCCCACGGCCAGGACGTGGCGGACGCGCTGGGCGTGACGCGCACTCCCACCGACCGCCTCCGCCACGTGGCCCGCATCGGCGTACGGGCCCGGGACTTCGCCTTCCACGTACGGGGGCTCACTCCGCCCGCCACCGAGTTCCGCGTCGAACTGGTCGGCCCCCAGGGTGAGGTGTGGACGTACGGGCCCGAAGAGGCACCCCAGCGCGTCACCGGTCCCGCCCTCGACTTCTGTCTTCTGGTCACCCAGCGGGCCCACCGCGGCGACCTCGCCGTACGGGCGGACGGCCCCGACGCCGACCGCTGGCTGGACATCGCACAGGCCTTCGCGGGTCCACCCGGACAGGGCCGCGCGTCCAAGGGAGACGCCAGGTGA
- a CDS encoding EamA family transporter, which produces MAPAPAPGEGVPSRWGALGPVGLVLAGGISVQFGGALAVTLMPRTGALGVVTLRLLVAAIVLMAVCRPKMRGHSRADWGTVVIFGLTMAAMNGLFYQSVARIPLGPAVTLEVLGPLVLSVLTSRRALNLLWAGLALGGVFLLGGGGFSSLDPVGVAFALCAGAMWAAYIVFSARTGRRFPQADGLALAMVVAAVAFLPLGIAESGTRLIDPTTVALGGAVAVMSSVLPYTLELLALRRLPAATFAILMSLEPAVAATAGFLVLDQALSATEALAIALVIAASMGAVRTQVGRGRAKNG; this is translated from the coding sequence ATGGCGCCCGCGCCCGCCCCGGGCGAGGGAGTCCCGAGCCGATGGGGTGCCCTCGGCCCCGTGGGGCTGGTCCTGGCCGGAGGCATCTCGGTGCAGTTCGGTGGCGCGTTGGCGGTCACTCTCATGCCGCGCACCGGCGCGCTCGGAGTCGTCACCCTGCGCCTGCTGGTGGCCGCGATCGTGCTGATGGCCGTCTGCCGGCCCAAGATGCGCGGGCACTCGCGGGCGGACTGGGGCACGGTCGTGATCTTCGGTCTCACCATGGCCGCGATGAACGGCCTCTTCTACCAGTCGGTCGCCCGTATCCCGTTGGGCCCCGCCGTCACCCTCGAGGTCCTCGGCCCGCTCGTCCTCTCGGTCCTCACCTCCCGCCGCGCCCTGAACCTCCTCTGGGCGGGCCTCGCCCTCGGCGGCGTCTTCCTGCTCGGCGGCGGAGGCTTCAGCTCCCTCGACCCGGTCGGCGTCGCCTTCGCCCTGTGCGCGGGCGCGATGTGGGCGGCGTACATCGTCTTCAGCGCGCGTACGGGCCGACGCTTCCCCCAGGCGGACGGGCTCGCGCTCGCCATGGTGGTCGCGGCGGTGGCGTTCCTGCCGCTGGGGATCGCCGAGTCCGGGACCCGGCTGATCGACCCGACGACCGTGGCCCTGGGCGGCGCGGTCGCCGTCATGTCCTCCGTGCTGCCGTACACCCTCGAACTGCTCGCGCTGCGCCGCCTGCCCGCCGCGACCTTCGCCATCCTGATGAGCCTGGAGCCCGCCGTCGCCGCGACCGCCGGCTTCCTCGTCCTGGACCAGGCGCTCTCCGCCACCGAGGCTCTCGCGATCGCCCTGGTCATCGCCGCGAGCATGGGGGCGGTACGGACACAGGTGGGGCGGGGCAGGGCGAAGAACGGGTGA